The Sporosarcina luteola genome contains a region encoding:
- a CDS encoding CsbD family protein → MSERGNSDKFKGVVNKVKGEAKDQFGNATDDPMLQAEGKLDKLKGEAQQEIGEFKDRFGNYKNERR, encoded by the coding sequence ATGAGCGAAAGAGGAAACTCAGACAAGTTCAAAGGCGTCGTGAATAAAGTCAAAGGTGAAGCAAAAGACCAATTTGGTAACGCGACGGACGATCCAATGCTGCAGGCTGAAGGAAAACTGGATAAATTGAAAGGCGAAGCACAGCAGGAAATCGGCGAATTCAAGGATCGTTTCGGCAATTACAAAAATGAGCGTCGCTAA
- a CDS encoding PQQ-dependent sugar dehydrogenase encodes MKKLLLFIMSLAVLAGCSLNGKTAATYIPAKRLATNLEAPWSIASDGERFFISERAGAIVRVEKNGKTIREEVRLSDPLSNAAEAGLLGFVLHDDFVESGLAYAYYTYNSDGAPVNRIVTLKYAGEEWEETEILLDGIESGPVHHGGRLALSPEGVLFATIGDGAAPENAQDPNSFNGKIVKLQDEGSVTIVSLGHRNPQGLAWNAEGELYSSEHGQSANDEINKIVQGGNYGWPEIEGIESKQGMLSPLLTSGTNETWAPSGMTFHNGLLYVAALRGEAILVIDPETMEIAEKIEGYGRIRDIHSDGESLYFISNNTDGRGSPSESDDVLYTFANIKKIADEGRLHLPSSVLIHSSNLKIGMRSSKITTSSSGRSIRNPSLP; translated from the coding sequence TTGAAGAAGCTTCTTTTATTCATCATGAGTCTAGCGGTATTGGCGGGTTGTTCTTTGAATGGTAAAACGGCTGCAACCTATATTCCTGCCAAACGACTGGCCACGAATCTGGAAGCCCCCTGGTCTATTGCTTCCGACGGGGAACGTTTTTTCATTTCAGAAAGGGCTGGGGCGATTGTAAGAGTCGAGAAGAACGGGAAAACGATACGGGAGGAAGTACGTCTGTCAGATCCACTTTCAAATGCTGCAGAAGCAGGATTGCTGGGGTTTGTTCTTCACGATGATTTCGTTGAATCCGGACTCGCCTATGCGTATTACACGTACAATTCGGACGGAGCTCCCGTCAATCGAATTGTGACGCTGAAGTACGCCGGAGAGGAATGGGAGGAGACGGAAATCCTTTTGGATGGAATTGAATCAGGGCCTGTCCATCACGGGGGACGGCTTGCATTATCACCGGAAGGGGTTCTTTTTGCCACGATTGGTGACGGAGCTGCTCCTGAAAATGCACAAGACCCGAATTCATTCAACGGTAAAATAGTAAAACTGCAGGATGAGGGCAGTGTCACCATTGTCAGTTTGGGGCACCGCAATCCACAAGGGCTTGCATGGAATGCGGAGGGGGAACTTTATTCTTCGGAGCATGGGCAGTCCGCAAATGACGAAATAAACAAGATTGTTCAAGGTGGAAATTATGGATGGCCCGAAATCGAAGGGATTGAGAGCAAGCAAGGCATGCTTTCGCCGCTGCTCACTTCGGGGACAAACGAGACATGGGCGCCGTCCGGAATGACGTTTCACAACGGCCTGCTATATGTTGCGGCTCTCAGAGGGGAAGCCATTTTAGTGATTGACCCGGAAACGATGGAGATTGCAGAAAAAATTGAAGGCTATGGTCGTATTCGGGATATCCATTCGGACGGGGAGTCACTTTACTTCATTTCCAATAACACAGATGGGCGGGGAAGCCCTTCAGAATCGGATGATGTTTTGTATACGTTTGCGAACATCAAAAAAATAGCAGATGAAGGAAGATTACATCTTCCTTCATCTGTCCTGATTCATTCTTCAAATCTTAAAATAGGAATGCGGTCTTCCAAGATTACAACTTCGTCCAGCGGAAGATCAATTCGAAATCCATCTTTGCCGTAA
- a CDS encoding gluconate 2-dehydrogenase subunit 3 family protein, with protein sequence MANEQKGVSRRDFLKTTGIATGALVGGGLIGGLVGYNVNKDGVQTKGGTQNAENHDTTSVKGLMFFTKRADFNILSQAVERIFPEDDLGPGAIGLGVPYFIDNQLAGNYGSNAREYMQGPFFAGEATQGYQSRLTRAEIFRQGIAMMEDEAQKRFQKGFTELDGGQMDEILTSIQKNEVEMKGVSSEFFFRLLRQATLEGAYADPIYNGNTNMDGWRMKGFPGHQMAYINVIEEEKFQKIEPKSISSMQH encoded by the coding sequence ATGGCTAATGAACAAAAAGGAGTGTCGAGGCGCGATTTCCTTAAAACGACAGGAATCGCCACAGGAGCATTAGTTGGAGGGGGGCTGATCGGGGGTCTTGTCGGCTATAACGTTAATAAAGACGGAGTGCAAACGAAGGGTGGCACGCAAAACGCGGAAAACCATGATACGACCTCGGTGAAAGGCTTAATGTTCTTCACGAAACGTGCTGATTTCAATATACTTTCCCAAGCCGTTGAACGGATTTTTCCGGAGGACGATCTCGGGCCGGGTGCAATCGGTCTTGGTGTTCCTTATTTTATAGATAACCAGTTGGCGGGAAACTACGGTAGCAACGCGCGCGAGTATATGCAAGGTCCGTTTTTTGCAGGGGAAGCGACACAAGGATATCAAAGCAGGCTGACTCGGGCAGAGATTTTCCGACAGGGAATTGCAATGATGGAAGATGAGGCGCAGAAACGATTTCAGAAAGGATTTACCGAGTTGGATGGCGGGCAAATGGATGAGATTCTTACTTCCATCCAAAAAAACGAAGTGGAGATGAAAGGTGTATCGTCGGAATTCTTTTTCCGGCTGCTCCGCCAAGCGACATTGGAAGGAGCTTATGCCGATCCGATCTATAACGGCAATACGAACATGGACGGGTGGCGGATGAAAGGATTCCCTGGCCATCAAATGGCATATATCAATGTAATCGAAGAAGAGAAGTTTCAAAAGATCGAACCAAAATCAATTAGCAGTATGCAGCATTGA
- a CDS encoding GMC family oxidoreductase has protein sequence MAKTLDKVDVVTVGVGWMGGIIAAECAKAGLKVRGLERGKPRGTEDYLMVHDEYRYAIRYELMQDLSKETITFRNHRKMRALPMRQLGSFLLGEGLGGAGTHWNGHTFRFLPYDFQIKTMTEKKYGKNKLSKEYLLQDWGVTYDELEPYFDKYEKTTGISGENTNPFAGKRSSEFPTPPMKKTPILKKFENATSSLGYHPYMLPSANLSEVYENPDGQTIGACQYCGFCERFGCEYGAKTSPEITVVPTAMKTGNFDITFHANVVEVLKSGNKVTGVRYVDTQSGEEFIQPAEVVVLTSYVMNNAKLLMVSKIGEQYNPDTGRGTLGKNYGYQILPTVTGFFNEQMNVFMGAGALGMTIDDFNGDSFDHSDLDFIHGASISITQTGYRPIQINPVPPETPAWGSDFKKASIENYTRMLSIGGQGASMPHKENFMSLDPDYRDAYGVPLLQLTYNFTEQDRNMHKYLTDRIAEIMKEMGAKTVVPGNPISDYDIVPYQTTHNTGGTIMGTDPANSVVNTYLQHWDAENLFVVGAGNFPHNGGYNPTGTIGALAYRTAEAILKYSKNGGSLV, from the coding sequence ATGGCGAAAACATTGGATAAGGTTGATGTAGTGACGGTAGGAGTCGGTTGGATGGGCGGCATTATCGCAGCCGAATGCGCAAAGGCGGGATTGAAAGTACGCGGGTTGGAAAGAGGGAAACCGCGGGGCACTGAAGATTATCTAATGGTGCATGATGAATATCGGTATGCAATACGCTATGAACTGATGCAGGATTTGTCGAAGGAGACGATTACGTTTCGCAACCATCGTAAAATGCGTGCGCTCCCAATGAGGCAGTTGGGTTCATTTCTCCTTGGCGAGGGTCTTGGCGGTGCGGGAACACACTGGAATGGCCACACTTTCCGCTTCTTGCCTTACGATTTTCAAATTAAGACAATGACCGAGAAAAAATACGGGAAAAACAAACTTTCAAAAGAGTACTTACTGCAGGATTGGGGAGTTACGTACGACGAATTGGAGCCGTATTTTGACAAGTACGAAAAAACGACAGGCATATCGGGAGAAAATACAAACCCATTCGCGGGTAAGCGCTCCTCGGAGTTTCCGACACCGCCGATGAAAAAGACGCCTATTCTGAAAAAGTTTGAAAATGCTACATCTTCCTTGGGCTACCATCCATACATGTTACCGTCCGCAAACCTGTCTGAAGTATACGAAAACCCGGATGGCCAAACAATCGGCGCTTGCCAGTACTGCGGATTTTGCGAACGGTTCGGCTGTGAATATGGGGCAAAAACATCTCCGGAAATTACTGTTGTCCCAACAGCCATGAAAACTGGGAACTTCGATATTACGTTTCATGCGAACGTCGTTGAGGTTCTAAAGTCGGGGAACAAAGTGACGGGTGTTAGATATGTAGACACGCAATCAGGCGAGGAGTTCATCCAGCCTGCCGAAGTGGTAGTCCTCACAAGTTATGTAATGAACAATGCAAAACTACTTATGGTCTCCAAAATCGGTGAGCAATATAATCCCGATACGGGAAGAGGAACACTGGGTAAAAATTATGGATATCAAATTTTACCGACCGTAACCGGATTCTTCAATGAACAGATGAATGTATTCATGGGTGCAGGTGCCCTAGGCATGACAATTGATGATTTCAATGGCGACAGTTTTGATCATTCCGATCTCGATTTCATTCACGGGGCGAGCATTTCAATTACGCAAACCGGATACAGGCCGATACAGATAAATCCGGTTCCGCCAGAAACCCCGGCGTGGGGCTCAGATTTCAAAAAGGCATCGATTGAAAATTATACTCGCATGTTATCAATTGGCGGTCAAGGTGCTTCCATGCCGCATAAGGAAAACTTTATGTCGCTTGACCCAGACTATCGTGATGCATACGGCGTACCGCTTTTGCAGCTGACGTACAACTTCACGGAACAGGACCGCAATATGCATAAGTACCTTACTGACCGGATTGCGGAGATTATGAAGGAAATGGGTGCGAAAACCGTAGTCCCTGGAAATCCTATTTCCGACTATGACATAGTTCCTTATCAAACAACACATAATACGGGTGGAACAATTATGGGCACGGATCCAGCCAATAGTGTTGTCAACACCTATTTGCAGCATTGGGACGCGGAGAATCTATTCGTCGTCGGTGCGGGGAACTTCCCTCATAATGGCGGTTATAACCCAACCGGAACGATTGGCGCATTGGCATATCGCACTGCTGAAGCTATTTTAAAGTACAGCAAAAACGGCGGTTCACTCGTGTGA
- the tatA gene encoding twin-arginine translocase TatA/TatE family subunit — protein MNLAAIGVPGLIIILVIVLILFGPRKLPEVGSAVGKTLAEFKKSARDILEDEEVKDTPKKTDIP, from the coding sequence TTGAATTTAGCAGCTATTGGCGTTCCCGGATTAATCATCATCTTAGTCATCGTCCTTATTTTATTCGGGCCTCGAAAGTTACCGGAAGTCGGCTCTGCGGTCGGTAAAACATTGGCAGAATTCAAAAAATCAGCCCGCGACATTCTTGAAGATGAAGAAGTAAAGGATACGCCGAAGAAAACGGATATTCCGTAA
- the tatC gene encoding twin-arginine translocase subunit TatC, which translates to MDPYGDHNRRIISPLDKMTVQQEQDSQQDKMPLLEERVETESDSGQQKPELFIETPDSNNGKADNDPTLVEHLTDLRKQLIKSAVVFISFFVGVFATVNLWFPIATRGHELIVLGPMEVVVFYMSISTALAFGLSLPFLCHFLWQFVKPGLHLKEKQFLSLYSPVMFILFLGGLAFGYFVVNPLSYGFLVSLGAVNFTVMVSAQEYAKFLLMTTMPIGLLFELPIVAMFLAAIGVLTAHTLRKVRKWSYLILAVVSALITPPDFVSQLIILIPMILLYEASIYIVLHMERRNIAVQE; encoded by the coding sequence ATGGATCCGTACGGAGATCATAATCGAAGAATAATAAGCCCTCTTGATAAGATGACAGTACAGCAGGAGCAAGATAGTCAACAAGATAAGATGCCTCTGTTAGAGGAGCGAGTTGAAACGGAATCGGATTCGGGGCAGCAGAAGCCGGAACTTTTTATTGAAACTCCGGATAGCAACAATGGGAAGGCGGACAACGATCCAACACTTGTCGAGCACCTGACCGATTTACGCAAACAGCTTATTAAAAGTGCCGTTGTCTTCATTTCCTTTTTTGTCGGTGTATTTGCGACGGTAAACTTATGGTTTCCAATTGCCACGAGAGGGCATGAATTGATTGTCCTCGGACCGATGGAAGTCGTCGTATTCTACATGTCCATCTCGACCGCTTTAGCATTCGGATTATCGCTCCCATTCCTATGCCACTTCTTATGGCAATTCGTGAAGCCGGGGCTTCACTTGAAGGAAAAGCAGTTCCTGAGCCTGTATTCGCCAGTCATGTTCATCTTATTTCTCGGTGGATTGGCATTCGGCTACTTCGTCGTCAATCCACTGAGTTACGGCTTCCTCGTATCGTTAGGAGCCGTGAACTTCACTGTGATGGTGTCTGCACAGGAATATGCGAAGTTCCTGCTTATGACGACGATGCCGATCGGGCTCTTGTTCGAGCTGCCAATCGTCGCCATGTTCCTGGCCGCAATCGGAGTATTGACAGCGCACACATTACGCAAAGTGAGAAAGTGGTCCTATCTCATACTGGCAGTTGTCTCTGCGCTCATCACTCCACCCGATTTCGTCAGCCAGCTCATCATTCTTATCCCGATGATCTTGCTGTACGAGGCGAGCATTTATATCGTACTTCACATGGAGAGGCGCAATATTGCGGTTCAAGAATAA
- a CDS encoding ATP synthase beta subunit C-terminal domain-containing protein → MERDNLRLNVSLLRRRVPNLTSAAKSVGLRPATVSNLCTGKISVGKSEVRTLVALADLAGCSLDELIIRGEKIEMIETKIKTLDLFAPLAKGGTVGLVARKQMGQLVVMSELFYRLKREGYTTFLLMPEGDYPELEDILEHVDITTKTIDETYEKMAALGLEKEIAFAADKSHVVAGGIYELQERLQQIGMEAVTTFLLDLTGESVDEELPYGPLETLWQFDADLSARHQYPAVNPIASTSSVLEGSHMDQNHFFIQQRAQKLLRRYRELRSLVAVGGEERLPTSEVQTYKRGELLEAYLTQPFYVAEEYTGQMGQSVNLQDTLKDVQAILDGSLDSQGIENLSYIGKL, encoded by the coding sequence ATGGAAAGAGATAATCTTCGGTTGAATGTTTCACTACTAAGGAGAAGGGTGCCGAATTTGACGAGCGCGGCGAAATCGGTCGGTCTTCGGCCAGCGACAGTTTCGAATTTGTGTACGGGTAAAATTTCAGTCGGTAAATCGGAAGTGAGGACACTTGTAGCGCTTGCGGATCTGGCGGGGTGCAGTTTGGATGAATTGATAATCCGGGGGGAGAAAATCGAAATGATTGAAACGAAGATTAAAACATTGGATTTATTTGCACCGTTGGCAAAAGGCGGGACAGTCGGTTTAGTTGCTAGGAAGCAAATGGGTCAACTTGTCGTCATGAGTGAATTATTCTATCGGTTGAAGCGCGAGGGCTATACGACATTCCTATTAATGCCCGAGGGAGATTACCCTGAGTTGGAAGATATATTGGAACACGTGGATATTACAACGAAAACAATTGATGAAACGTATGAGAAAATGGCAGCCCTAGGCCTTGAGAAAGAAATTGCATTTGCAGCAGACAAAAGTCATGTAGTGGCCGGTGGAATCTATGAGCTGCAAGAGCGCTTACAGCAAATCGGGATGGAAGCCGTTACGACTTTCCTATTGGACTTAACGGGAGAATCGGTAGATGAGGAGCTTCCATATGGTCCACTTGAAACGCTTTGGCAGTTCGACGCCGATCTATCGGCAAGACACCAATATCCTGCAGTCAATCCGATTGCCTCCACTTCATCTGTACTGGAAGGCTCGCATATGGATCAGAATCATTTCTTCATTCAGCAAAGAGCACAAAAATTATTACGACGTTACCGGGAATTGCGTTCACTTGTTGCGGTAGGCGGAGAAGAGAGGCTGCCGACTTCCGAAGTGCAAACTTACAAACGTGGAGAGCTTTTGGAAGCGTATTTGACTCAACCGTTCTATGTGGCGGAAGAGTACACCGGGCAAATGGGCCAATCAGTGAATCTTCAGGATACATTGAAAGATGTGCAGGCCATATTGGACGGCTCGTTGGATTCACAAGGTATTGAAAATCTAAGTTACATCGGAAAGTTGTGA
- a CDS encoding nucleotidyltransferase domain-containing protein gives METCRKVAKWMGGYDRPWGIAGGWAIDLFVGNETREHSDIEIAVLREDQRRFKNVLADWSFQKAVNGELVDWDLEMLELPIHELHGNHKRSEERLEVLINEVENEQWVFRRDPTITFPSSTLFLNSEEGIPYLNPAIVLLYKAKNFREKDDADFKVVKDLLSHEDQHWLCKALETHVPGHEWISRLQEGIECSTAE, from the coding sequence TTGGAGACATGTCGAAAAGTTGCGAAATGGATGGGCGGCTATGATCGTCCTTGGGGAATCGCGGGTGGATGGGCAATAGATCTTTTTGTCGGGAATGAAACACGGGAACATTCGGACATCGAAATCGCTGTACTTCGAGAAGATCAACGCAGGTTTAAGAATGTATTAGCCGACTGGTCCTTTCAAAAAGCGGTCAATGGGGAACTCGTTGATTGGGATTTGGAAATGCTTGAGCTGCCGATCCATGAATTACACGGCAACCATAAGAGAAGCGAGGAACGTTTGGAAGTCTTGATAAATGAAGTGGAAAATGAGCAGTGGGTTTTTAGACGTGATCCCACAATCACTTTTCCAAGTTCTACATTATTTTTAAATTCCGAGGAAGGCATTCCTTATTTGAATCCGGCGATTGTCCTTTTATACAAAGCAAAGAATTTTCGTGAGAAGGACGATGCGGATTTTAAAGTAGTAAAGGACTTGCTGAGCCATGAAGATCAGCACTGGCTTTGCAAAGCGCTGGAAACTCATGTACCCGGTCATGAATGGATTTCCAGGTTGCAAGAAGGGATTGAATGCAGCACCGCAGAATGA
- a CDS encoding cysteine hydrolase family protein, with the protein MKKKALVVIDVQNAMFMEEDPVYQGGVLIQNIKDLIAKARSNETPIFFIQHNEGMGQPLENGTFGWEIHPELAPGEQDTIIQKTTPDSFHKTDFEEHLQHRKVENLVLAGIQTDICVDTTCRRAFSMGYHVTLVADAHSTWNSGSLSARQVIDHHNRVLKWFARVKEAGDIQFNE; encoded by the coding sequence ATGAAGAAGAAGGCGCTTGTCGTAATTGATGTTCAAAATGCAATGTTCATGGAGGAGGATCCTGTCTATCAAGGAGGAGTCTTGATTCAAAACATTAAAGATCTCATAGCAAAAGCCCGTTCCAATGAAACGCCAATATTTTTCATTCAACATAACGAAGGGATGGGGCAGCCGTTGGAGAATGGAACTTTCGGATGGGAGATACATCCTGAACTAGCACCTGGTGAACAGGACACCATCATTCAAAAGACCACGCCGGATTCATTTCACAAGACAGATTTTGAAGAACATCTACAACATCGAAAAGTTGAAAACCTTGTTCTGGCAGGTATTCAAACGGACATTTGCGTAGATACGACGTGCAGGAGGGCATTCAGTATGGGCTATCATGTCACGTTGGTCGCGGATGCCCATAGTACATGGAATTCCGGGAGCCTTTCCGCCCGACAGGTCATTGATCATCATAATAGAGTGCTGAAATGGTTTGCGCGCGTCAAGGAAGCAGGTGATATTCAATTTAATGAATGA
- a CDS encoding L,D-transpeptidase — protein MVRWIDISVGKHELKLFDGDRLLKKYPIAVGRIVSSTPIGTFTIINKQLNPGGPFGAYWMGLSKPHYGIHGTNNPSSIGKNVSRGCIRMHNKDVLELSKEVLLGTTVVIHK, from the coding sequence ATGGTGCGTTGGATTGATATCTCCGTTGGAAAGCATGAGTTAAAACTATTTGATGGAGATCGATTGCTGAAAAAGTATCCGATCGCCGTTGGGAGGATTGTGTCGTCTACGCCGATCGGGACATTTACAATCATTAATAAACAGCTGAATCCTGGCGGTCCGTTCGGTGCTTATTGGATGGGGCTATCCAAACCCCATTACGGGATTCATGGTACAAATAATCCTTCTTCCATCGGGAAAAACGTCTCGCGCGGCTGTATCCGGATGCATAACAAAGATGTCCTGGAGCTGTCCAAGGAAGTGCTGTTAGGAACGACGGTCGTCATTCATAAATAA
- a CDS encoding winged helix-turn-helix transcriptional regulator produces the protein MNEFELCPRFEKTVSILSQRWTALILYQLMSGPQRFCTMTDKLGVSGKTLTERLKDLEQRGFVVREVYPETPVRIEYSLTEKGMSLTPIMKEIEEWSKEWVELDSPTTTK, from the coding sequence ATGAATGAATTCGAGCTATGTCCACGCTTTGAAAAGACTGTCTCCATCTTGAGCCAGAGATGGACTGCGTTGATTTTATACCAACTCATGTCCGGTCCGCAGCGCTTTTGCACGATGACCGACAAATTGGGAGTGAGCGGAAAAACGTTGACGGAACGGCTAAAGGATTTGGAGCAGCGCGGGTTCGTCGTCCGCGAAGTATATCCCGAAACACCGGTGCGCATCGAGTATTCATTGACGGAGAAGGGAATGTCTTTGACGCCGATAATGAAAGAGATTGAAGAGTGGTCGAAGGAATGGGTTGAACTTGATTCCCCAACCACTACGAAATGA